The Solidesulfovibrio fructosivorans JJ] genome has a window encoding:
- a CDS encoding CBS domain-containing protein, whose translation MLLTRDLMTEDLIALRDTDSLLAAKKTMEEARIRHLPVIDAAGAFVGLLTHRDMLAASVSRLAEIDKATEDEIYDGIPIAEVMRADVAMATPELPLRQAAEVLLTQKYGCLPIVETGKLVGIITASDFIRLSLDLMDALEASEKFEEEEPAE comes from the coding sequence ATGCTGCTCACCCGCGACCTCATGACCGAGGACCTCATTGCCCTGCGCGATACCGACAGCCTGCTTGCGGCCAAAAAGACCATGGAAGAGGCCCGCATCCGCCATCTCCCCGTCATCGACGCCGCCGGCGCCTTCGTCGGCCTGTTGACCCACCGCGACATGCTGGCCGCCTCGGTGTCCCGCCTGGCCGAAATCGACAAAGCCACCGAAGACGAAATCTACGACGGCATCCCCATCGCCGAGGTCATGCGCGCCGACGTGGCCATGGCCACGCCGGAACTCCCCCTGCGCCAGGCGGCCGAGGTGCTGCTGACCCAGAAATACGGCTGCCTTCCCATCGTCGAGACCGGCAAGCTGGTCGGCATCATCACCGCCTCGGACTTCATCCGCTTGAGCCTCGACCTCATGGACGCCCTGGAAGCCAGCGAAAAATTCGAGGAAGAAGAGCCCGCGGAATAA
- a CDS encoding FecCD family ABC transporter permease: protein MPSSCMAPTTSLAGGHLARQKAKQAKAFALCAALVALALYALAAGSYDLGLSDILAALAGTRQGPGAVVVTGIRLPRILAAIAGGFGLAVSGVLTQSLLSNPLASPFTLGISHGAAFGAACGIVFLGAGAFSGNALATSSAEFARIGGVFTMSLCAFAGAIGTTALVTGLALVKRLGPQAIILCGVALSSLFTAGTILIQFYADELQLAAIVFWTFGDVSRARDAQIVVMGLVAAATGGFCLYARQDLNALLAGDDVAKSVGVNTKCLRLVGMGLAALCSGVVVAVCGVIAFLGLLAPHIARRSVGCDHGPLAIHAGLWGALLLLGADTAGRLLAGTGALPVGVLTSFMGAPLFLFLLLRGGSRT, encoded by the coding sequence ATGCCGTCTTCCTGCATGGCCCCCACGACGTCCCTGGCCGGCGGGCACCTGGCCCGCCAGAAAGCCAAGCAGGCCAAGGCGTTCGCCCTGTGCGCCGCCCTTGTCGCCCTTGCCCTCTATGCCCTGGCCGCTGGCAGCTACGACCTCGGCCTGTCCGACATCTTAGCCGCCCTGGCCGGCACCCGGCAGGGACCGGGCGCGGTGGTGGTCACGGGTATCCGGCTGCCGCGCATCCTGGCCGCCATCGCCGGCGGCTTCGGCCTGGCCGTTTCGGGCGTTTTGACCCAAAGCCTGCTTTCCAACCCGCTCGCCTCGCCCTTTACCCTCGGCATCAGCCACGGCGCGGCTTTCGGCGCGGCCTGCGGCATCGTGTTCCTGGGGGCCGGGGCGTTTTCCGGCAACGCCCTGGCCACGTCGAGCGCCGAATTCGCTCGGATCGGCGGCGTGTTCACCATGTCCCTGTGCGCTTTTGCCGGGGCCATCGGCACCACGGCGCTGGTGACCGGGCTTGCCCTGGTCAAGCGGCTCGGGCCCCAGGCGATCATCTTGTGCGGCGTGGCGCTCTCCTCGCTTTTCACCGCCGGCACCATCCTCATCCAGTTCTATGCCGACGAACTGCAACTCGCGGCCATCGTCTTCTGGACCTTCGGGGACGTGTCCCGGGCGCGGGACGCGCAAATTGTCGTCATGGGCCTCGTCGCCGCCGCCACCGGCGGTTTTTGTCTCTATGCCCGCCAGGACTTAAACGCCCTGCTCGCCGGCGACGACGTGGCCAAGAGCGTGGGCGTCAACACCAAGTGCCTGCGCCTTGTCGGCATGGGGCTGGCCGCTCTTTGTTCCGGGGTGGTGGTGGCCGTATGCGGCGTGATCGCCTTTCTGGGACTGCTCGCCCCGCACATCGCCAGACGTTCGGTGGGCTGCGATCATGGCCCGCTGGCCATCCATGCCGGGCTTTGGGGCGCGCTCCTTTTGCTCGGGGCCGATACGGCCGGCCGGCTGCTGGCCGGGACGGGCGCGTTGCCCGTGGGCGTGCTCACATCCTTTATGGGCGCGCCGCTTTTCCTTTTTCTCTTGCTGCGCGGAGGGAGCCGGACATGA
- a CDS encoding Mrp/NBP35 family ATP-binding protein: MAQGSSGMSSFGKSETSGRDAAREGRIGEALAKIRYKLFVMSGKGGVGKSSVAVNVACALADAGARVGLLDVDLHGPNVTRMLGLSGAMEARGAAAISPKRLGDNLLVVSMQSLLTDPDQAVLWRGPMKTTAIRQFIADVDWGELDYLVIDSPPGTGDEHLAVLKTVRDALCVLVTTPQEISLDDVRKTVNFLQYANANILGVVENMSGLVCPYCHKEIELFKKGGGEALAKAYGLEFLGAVPLDPATVVAGDLGRPVVRLEEDCPAKLALTALARSIAAACGASLEAAASPCI; this comes from the coding sequence ATGGCGCAAGGAAGTTCCGGCATGTCCTCTTTCGGCAAGTCCGAAACTTCGGGACGTGACGCCGCCCGCGAGGGACGCATCGGCGAGGCCCTGGCCAAGATCCGCTACAAGCTTTTCGTCATGAGCGGCAAAGGCGGCGTGGGCAAGAGTTCCGTGGCCGTCAACGTGGCCTGCGCCCTGGCCGACGCCGGGGCCCGGGTAGGGCTTTTGGACGTGGACCTCCACGGCCCGAACGTCACCCGCATGCTGGGCCTTTCCGGGGCCATGGAAGCCCGGGGCGCGGCGGCCATCTCCCCAAAGCGCCTGGGCGACAACCTGCTCGTGGTTTCCATGCAGTCCCTGCTCACCGATCCGGACCAGGCGGTGCTGTGGCGCGGTCCCATGAAGACCACCGCCATCCGCCAGTTCATCGCCGATGTCGACTGGGGCGAGCTCGACTACTTGGTCATCGATTCCCCGCCCGGGACCGGCGACGAGCATCTGGCGGTACTCAAGACCGTGCGCGACGCCCTGTGCGTACTGGTGACCACTCCCCAGGAAATCTCCCTGGACGACGTGCGCAAGACCGTTAATTTCCTGCAGTACGCCAACGCCAATATCCTCGGCGTGGTGGAAAACATGAGCGGGCTGGTCTGCCCGTATTGCCACAAGGAAATCGAGCTTTTCAAAAAGGGCGGGGGCGAGGCCTTGGCCAAAGCCTACGGCCTGGAATTTCTCGGGGCCGTGCCTCTCGATCCGGCCACGGTGGTGGCCGGGGACCTGGGCCGGCCGGTGGTGCGCCTGGAAGAGGACTGCCCGGCCAAGCTGGCGCTTACGGCCCTGGCCCGGTCCATCGCCGCCGCCTGCGGCGCCAGCCTCGAGGCCGCCGCGTCGCCCTGTATCTGA
- the trxA gene encoding thioredoxin — translation MAIQLSDANFEAEALQCDLPVLVDFWAPWCGPCRAMGPVIDELANEYTGQVKVAKMNVDENPSTPSKYGIRAIPTLILFKGGEVVEQITGAVSKSSIKEMLTQKAL, via the coding sequence ATGGCCATTCAACTCAGCGACGCGAATTTCGAGGCCGAAGCCCTGCAGTGCGATCTGCCGGTCCTGGTGGATTTCTGGGCTCCGTGGTGCGGGCCTTGCCGGGCCATGGGTCCCGTCATCGACGAGCTGGCCAACGAGTACACCGGCCAGGTCAAAGTGGCCAAGATGAACGTGGACGAAAACCCGAGCACTCCCAGCAAGTACGGCATCCGCGCCATCCCCACCCTGATCCTTTTCAAGGGCGGCGAGGTGGTCGAGCAGATCACCGGCGCCGTGTCCAAAAGCAGCATCAAGGAAATGCTCACCCAAAAGGCTTTGTAG
- the fbp gene encoding class 1 fructose-bisphosphatase: protein MPQVTVTEHLLLHQKESPMASGRFTRLLNELILAAKIISREVRKAGLVDVLGFTGEINVQGEQVQKLDEYANKVLIHRMERSGVLCAIASEENADLVRIPDQFPKGDYFLIFDPLDGSSNIDANVNVGTIFSIYRTKGECGGDKLCDLLQRGSEQVAAGYFLYGTSTMMVYTTGRGVNGFTLDPSVGEFLLSHPDIKIPETGRVYSVNEAYWNFWDEPTKEIVRYFKGSDNLRGQPYAGRYIGSLVADFHRNLLYGGVFLYPADHRDPKKPKGKLRLLCEASPLSFVCEQAGGMGSDGARDILSIEPEELHQRVPLFIGSKNDVAKVVEIYAKARQS, encoded by the coding sequence ATGCCCCAAGTTACCGTGACCGAACATTTGCTGTTGCACCAGAAGGAATCCCCCATGGCCTCCGGCCGGTTCACCCGGCTTTTAAACGAGCTCATCCTGGCGGCCAAAATCATCTCCCGGGAAGTCCGCAAAGCCGGCCTGGTCGACGTTTTGGGATTTACGGGCGAGATCAACGTCCAGGGCGAGCAGGTCCAAAAGCTCGACGAATACGCCAACAAGGTGCTCATCCACCGCATGGAGCGATCCGGGGTGCTTTGCGCCATCGCCTCCGAGGAAAACGCCGACCTGGTCCGCATCCCGGACCAGTTCCCCAAAGGCGATTACTTCCTCATTTTCGACCCGCTTGACGGCTCGTCCAACATCGACGCCAACGTCAACGTGGGCACCATCTTTTCCATCTACCGCACCAAGGGCGAATGCGGCGGCGACAAGCTGTGCGACCTGCTCCAGCGCGGTTCCGAACAGGTGGCCGCCGGTTACTTCCTCTACGGCACCTCCACCATGATGGTGTACACCACCGGGCGGGGCGTCAACGGCTTCACCCTGGACCCGAGCGTGGGCGAATTCCTGCTCTCCCATCCCGACATCAAGATTCCCGAAACCGGACGGGTCTATTCGGTCAACGAAGCCTACTGGAATTTCTGGGACGAACCGACCAAGGAGATCGTCCGGTACTTCAAGGGTTCGGACAACCTGCGCGGCCAGCCCTACGCCGGACGCTACATCGGGTCGCTTGTGGCCGACTTCCACCGCAATCTGCTTTACGGCGGCGTTTTCCTCTATCCGGCCGACCACCGCGATCCCAAAAAGCCCAAGGGCAAGCTGCGGCTTTTGTGCGAGGCCTCGCCGCTGTCCTTCGTGTGCGAGCAGGCCGGCGGCATGGGCAGCGACGGCGCGCGCGACATCCTGTCCATCGAACCCGAGGAACTGCACCAGCGGGTGCCGCTTTTTATCGGCAGCAAAAACGACGTGGCCAAGGTGGTGGAAATCTACGCCAAGGCGCGCCAGTCCTAA
- a CDS encoding VOC family protein, whose product MGEDFTKQGVFSWNELMTTDVEGAKAFYGKLLGWTSEDKPMPEMGMTYTIVKVGDAAVGGIMSIPPEAAKMPPVWGSYVSVDDVDAAAKKTVELGGTVYKEPTDIPGVGRFCVIGDPQGAFLSLITFKMDPM is encoded by the coding sequence ATGGGAGAGGACTTCACCAAGCAGGGCGTTTTCAGCTGGAACGAGCTGATGACCACCGATGTGGAGGGGGCCAAGGCCTTTTATGGCAAGTTGCTCGGTTGGACCAGCGAGGACAAGCCCATGCCCGAAATGGGCATGACCTACACCATCGTCAAGGTTGGGGACGCGGCGGTCGGCGGCATCATGTCCATACCGCCGGAAGCGGCGAAAATGCCGCCGGTGTGGGGCTCGTACGTTTCCGTGGACGACGTGGACGCGGCGGCGAAAAAAACCGTGGAGCTTGGCGGCACCGTCTATAAGGAGCCGACCGACATCCCGGGCGTCGGGCGCTTTTGCGTGATCGGCGACCCCCAGGGCGCTTTTCTGTCGCTGATCACCTTCAAAATGGACCCCATGTAG
- a CDS encoding ABC transporter ATP-binding protein, which produces MSLSARNLSFAYNGAAVLTDVSLRLEPGRVTAILGVNGAGKSTLLKCLGGLIRPQRGGVALGEKKLGELSRRDAARRIAYVPQSQQAEGMTVFEAVLLGRRPHMGLRPSRRDMGIVEGVLTRLGLSALAFRRLDALSGGEMQKTAIARALVQEPDVLLLDEPTASLDLKNMLEVFAIVRQAVTGQGVAAAAVLHDLSQAMRFADDFVLLSRGAVLARVDAKGLTPEIVRAVYGVDVAFGEVGGHPVAAPLGVADAA; this is translated from the coding sequence ATGAGCCTGTCGGCGCGAAATCTTTCCTTTGCCTACAACGGCGCGGCCGTGCTTACGGATGTGAGCTTGCGGCTTGAGCCCGGGCGCGTCACCGCCATTCTCGGCGTCAACGGTGCCGGTAAATCCACCCTGCTCAAATGCCTGGGCGGCCTGATCCGGCCCCAGCGCGGCGGTGTCGCGCTCGGCGAGAAAAAACTCGGCGAATTGTCCCGGCGCGACGCGGCCCGGCGCATCGCCTACGTGCCCCAGTCCCAGCAGGCCGAAGGCATGACCGTGTTCGAGGCCGTACTGCTCGGCCGCCGTCCCCACATGGGGCTTCGCCCGTCCCGGCGGGACATGGGCATCGTGGAAGGCGTACTCACGCGGCTCGGCCTTTCCGCCCTGGCCTTTCGCCGCCTCGACGCGCTCTCCGGCGGCGAGATGCAAAAAACCGCCATTGCCCGGGCGTTGGTCCAGGAGCCGGACGTGCTGCTTTTGGACGAACCCACGGCCAGCCTGGATCTCAAGAACATGCTCGAGGTCTTCGCCATCGTCCGGCAGGCCGTGACCGGCCAGGGCGTCGCCGCCGCCGCCGTGCTCCACGACCTGTCCCAGGCCATGCGCTTCGCCGACGACTTCGTGCTGCTTTCCAGGGGCGCGGTCCTGGCCCGTGTCGACGCCAAGGGACTGACGCCCGAGATCGTGCGCGCGGTCTACGGCGTGGACGTGGCCTTCGGCGAGGTGGGCGGCCATCCCGTGGCCGCGCCCCTGGGCGTTGCCGACGCCGCCTAA
- the trxB gene encoding thioredoxin-disulfide reductase, with the protein MKRYDAVVIGGGPAGITAALYLARSDVSVAMVEKLSPGGQMLMTHLIENYPGFPDGIEGWKLADLMAAHLGHYAVDRVGDEVRAIETVDGVHRITVGDETIEATAVVLCTGARYKRVGIPGEKEFAGKGVSYCALCDGNFFRGQTVAVIGGGNSALEESLYLSRLVKKLYLIHRRDDFRGQKCYQDRCSVSPVIEILRSTIVCSITGGESVTGIEVRNVKSGDCHVIPVDGVFVFVGFEPQGDFYPEGLARDDHGFITTDAEMRTNIGGIFAAGDIRSKSCRQVATAVGDGASAAHAAYAYISSRFSQG; encoded by the coding sequence ATGAAACGTTATGACGCCGTGGTGATCGGGGGCGGCCCGGCCGGGATTACGGCCGCCCTGTATCTGGCCCGCTCCGATGTGTCCGTGGCCATGGTGGAGAAGCTGTCCCCGGGCGGTCAGATGCTCATGACGCATCTGATCGAGAACTATCCCGGATTTCCGGACGGCATCGAGGGCTGGAAGCTGGCCGATCTCATGGCCGCCCACCTCGGCCATTACGCCGTGGACCGCGTCGGGGACGAGGTCCGGGCCATCGAAACCGTCGACGGCGTCCACCGCATCACGGTCGGCGACGAGACCATCGAGGCCACGGCCGTGGTCCTTTGCACCGGCGCCCGCTACAAGCGGGTGGGCATCCCCGGGGAAAAGGAATTCGCGGGCAAGGGCGTATCCTACTGCGCCCTTTGCGACGGGAACTTCTTCCGGGGACAGACCGTGGCCGTCATCGGCGGCGGCAACTCGGCCCTTGAGGAATCCCTCTATCTGTCCCGGCTGGTCAAAAAGCTCTACCTCATCCACCGTCGCGACGATTTCCGGGGGCAGAAATGCTACCAGGATCGCTGCTCGGTGAGCCCGGTCATCGAAATCCTGCGCTCGACCATCGTGTGTTCCATCACGGGCGGGGAGAGCGTGACGGGCATTGAGGTGCGCAACGTCAAAAGCGGCGACTGCCACGTCATCCCCGTCGACGGCGTGTTCGTCTTCGTCGGCTTCGAGCCTCAGGGCGACTTCTATCCCGAAGGGTTGGCCCGCGACGACCATGGGTTCATTACGACCGACGCGGAAATGCGCACCAATATCGGGGGCATTTTCGCCGCCGGCGATATCCGCTCCAAATCCTGCAGGCAGGTGGCTACGGCCGTCGGCGACGGCGCCAGCGCCGCCCATGCCGCCTACGCCTACATCAGTTCGCGCTTCTCGCAAGGCTGA
- a CDS encoding cytochrome c3 family protein, with the protein MRSKVMFSILVLFVFTLALASAAYSEGGKFSAIVDAKSTVCYPLELTFKRPAGVLKTSFAPVSFSHGQHANIPCVTCHHMWDGKSKIEGCNTEGCHDNLKERQDPMSYFRAFHDKDAANSCLGCHMKTNIARKEKGQKPLPVSPCSNNGCHHVAQK; encoded by the coding sequence ATGCGTTCCAAGGTCATGTTTTCCATATTGGTCCTTTTCGTGTTCACCCTGGCGCTGGCCTCGGCGGCCTACAGCGAGGGCGGCAAATTCAGTGCGATCGTCGACGCCAAGTCCACGGTCTGTTATCCTCTGGAATTGACCTTCAAGCGCCCGGCCGGGGTGCTGAAGACCAGCTTTGCGCCCGTCAGTTTTTCCCACGGTCAGCACGCCAACATTCCCTGCGTCACCTGCCACCACATGTGGGACGGCAAAAGCAAGATCGAAGGCTGCAACACCGAAGGTTGCCACGACAATCTCAAGGAACGTCAGGACCCGATGTCCTACTTCCGCGCCTTCCATGACAAGGATGCCGCCAACAGCTGCCTCGGCTGCCACATGAAGACCAACATCGCCCGCAAGGAAAAGGGCCAAAAGCCCCTTCCCGTGTCCCCCTGCTCCAACAACGGCTGCCACCACGTCGCCCAGAAGTAA
- a CDS encoding glycosyltransferase 87 family protein has protein sequence MKNALLTPWRLRVYPRLLLFALALAVGAALVSGSGAGVVSGRLGGDFAEFYAAGRIVRSGDARRLYDPAVQRAAQVDLMLSSGGAYVPFAYPPPFALPFALLAALPYRLAYALHLAVMAALLYGALWLACREMAWAKPYVPAVFCAAVLFYPMLRALLGGQNTPLTLALCVAAWSLERRGRTLLAGLCLALLCFKPQFGLALLGLFLLAGRWRMAGAGILGLAGLGLVATVLCGPTWPTAWLGHAKWVVATSLALEGDKAVSLLGVSRHLLAGSPRAALAVGLCLSLVVTAILGRAFWRRRGRDIPFSLLGLAVTGLVLLAPHAYFYDTGLLILPGLALLDARFPHGPALVFGLWLAGLAQLGAGLLGLSPLFPAALAVFILMEVAIRHTAPRRAT, from the coding sequence GTGAAAAATGCGCTGCTGACGCCCTGGCGGCTTCGGGTTTACCCGCGGTTGCTCCTTTTTGCCTTGGCCCTTGCCGTCGGGGCGGCGCTTGTGAGCGGTTCCGGGGCGGGCGTGGTTTCGGGCCGTCTGGGCGGGGATTTCGCCGAATTTTACGCCGCCGGCCGCATCGTGCGCTCGGGTGATGCCCGACGCCTCTACGACCCGGCCGTCCAGCGGGCGGCCCAGGTCGACCTCATGCTTTCAAGCGGCGGGGCCTATGTGCCCTTTGCCTATCCGCCCCCCTTTGCCCTGCCCTTCGCCCTGCTCGCCGCCCTGCCCTACCGGCTCGCCTACGCCCTGCATCTGGCCGTCATGGCGGCGCTCCTGTACGGCGCGCTATGGCTGGCCTGCCGCGAGATGGCTTGGGCCAAGCCCTATGTCCCGGCCGTTTTCTGCGCCGCCGTCCTTTTTTACCCTATGCTGCGGGCCCTGCTCGGCGGCCAGAACACGCCGTTGACCCTTGCCCTGTGCGTGGCCGCCTGGAGCCTGGAACGACGGGGGCGGACGCTTTTGGCCGGGCTTTGTCTGGCGCTTCTCTGTTTCAAGCCCCAATTCGGCCTGGCCCTGCTTGGACTCTTCCTTCTGGCCGGCCGTTGGCGCATGGCGGGGGCGGGCATTCTCGGCCTGGCCGGGCTGGGCCTTGTCGCCACCGTCCTTTGCGGCCCGACTTGGCCGACCGCCTGGCTGGGGCATGCCAAGTGGGTGGTCGCCACCTCCCTCGCCCTGGAAGGCGACAAGGCGGTCAGTCTGCTTGGCGTCAGTCGCCATTTGCTCGCCGGCAGTCCGCGCGCCGCCTTGGCCGTCGGCCTCTGCCTGTCGCTGGTCGTGACGGCCATCCTTGGCCGGGCCTTTTGGCGCAGGCGCGGCCGGGACATCCCCTTTTCCCTGCTCGGTCTGGCCGTAACCGGACTCGTTTTGCTTGCGCCCCACGCCTATTTCTACGACACGGGGCTGCTTATCCTGCCGGGACTCGCCCTGCTCGATGCCCGATTCCCCCATGGCCCGGCTCTTGTCTTCGGACTGTGGCTGGCCGGGTTGGCGCAGCTCGGCGCGGGACTCCTGGGCCTGAGCCCCCTTTTCCCAGCCGCCCTGGCCGTATTCATCCTCATGGAGGTGGCCATACGGCACACCGCCCCCCGTCGTGCGACCTGA
- a CDS encoding FtsB family cell division protein, whose translation MIWRRFLLTGLIFFNIFLLYNLIWSDNGIFAYLELKARHQQLKERLETINDHSLDLSQEIRWLKTDRAFTEKMARSQMNYLKGNEILYQFPKDTPAPAQQEGQRADGQ comes from the coding sequence ATGATCTGGCGACGGTTCCTGCTGACGGGCCTTATATTCTTCAATATTTTTCTGCTCTATAATCTCATATGGAGCGATAACGGTATTTTTGCCTATCTGGAACTCAAGGCCCGTCATCAACAACTCAAGGAACGTCTGGAAACCATTAACGACCATTCCCTGGACCTCAGCCAGGAAATCCGCTGGCTCAAGACGGATCGCGCTTTTACCGAAAAAATGGCCCGATCCCAGATGAACTACCTCAAGGGAAACGAAATCCTCTATCAATTTCCCAAAGACACCCCCGCACCCGCGCAACAGGAGGGGCAGAGGGCCGATGGTCAATAA
- the tsaD gene encoding tRNA (adenosine(37)-N6)-threonylcarbamoyltransferase complex transferase subunit TsaD — protein MLCLGIETSCDETAVALCDDGRPVAEKLASQIDVHALFGGVVPELASREHLRRMGPLLRALFTETGLGLADVDALAVARGPGLLGSLLIGLATAKALALGAGKPLIGVDHLHAHLMAAAIGRDVPYPALGLLVSGGHTQIMLLRSALDIAVLGRTLDDAAGEAFDKAAKSLNLPYPGGVYIDALGRDIEAERGLFPRPFLDNRNLDFSFSGLKTAVATYVAAHSELRLDVMPSPGGPIDPLDWPMAMRKVCAALNFAIADTLRVKMERALDARDTGPVRALLAAGGVAANSRIREMLTDLTARRGLPLFLPQPKLCADNATMIAATGCLLGRAGLTHGLDLDAVPRGRKVPWDYRTGPSLGRPSVDRRPEPQ, from the coding sequence ATGCTTTGTCTCGGCATCGAGACCTCCTGCGACGAGACGGCCGTGGCCCTGTGCGACGACGGCCGTCCCGTGGCGGAAAAGCTCGCTTCCCAGATTGATGTCCACGCGCTTTTCGGCGGCGTGGTGCCGGAGCTGGCCTCGCGGGAGCATCTGCGCCGCATGGGGCCGCTTTTGCGCGCCCTTTTCACCGAAACGGGTCTTGGCCTCGCCGATGTCGACGCCTTGGCCGTGGCCCGGGGGCCGGGGCTTCTCGGCAGCCTGCTCATCGGTCTGGCCACGGCCAAGGCCCTCGCCCTGGGGGCCGGCAAGCCTCTTATCGGCGTGGACCACCTCCACGCCCACCTCATGGCCGCGGCCATCGGCCGGGATGTGCCGTATCCGGCCCTGGGACTGCTGGTTTCCGGTGGACACACGCAGATCATGCTGTTGCGATCGGCCCTCGACATCGCGGTGCTCGGTCGCACCCTCGACGACGCCGCCGGCGAGGCCTTCGACAAGGCGGCCAAGTCGCTGAACCTGCCGTATCCCGGCGGCGTCTACATCGACGCGCTCGGCCGGGATATCGAAGCCGAGCGCGGCCTTTTCCCAAGACCATTTCTCGACAACCGGAACCTCGATTTCAGCTTCAGCGGCCTTAAAACCGCCGTGGCCACGTACGTTGCCGCCCATTCCGAGTTGCGCCTGGACGTCATGCCGTCCCCGGGCGGGCCTATCGACCCGCTCGACTGGCCCATGGCCATGCGCAAGGTCTGCGCCGCGCTCAATTTCGCCATCGCGGACACCCTTCGCGTCAAGATGGAGCGGGCGCTCGACGCCCGTGACACAGGGCCTGTGCGCGCGCTTTTGGCCGCCGGCGGCGTGGCCGCCAACAGCCGCATCCGGGAGATGCTCACGGACCTGACGGCCAGGCGCGGCCTGCCTCTTTTTTTGCCGCAACCCAAACTGTGCGCCGACAACGCCACCATGATCGCGGCCACGGGCTGCCTGCTCGGGCGGGCCGGCCTGACCCACGGCCTCGACCTCGATGCCGTGCCGCGGGGGCGGAAGGTGCCCTGGGATTACCGAACCGGGCCTTCCCTCGGGCGGCCATCTGTTGACAGGCGGCCCGAGCCGCAATAG
- a CDS encoding protein-L-isoaspartate(D-aspartate) O-methyltransferase — protein sequence MNGAEPTIDLKRNRDRMVRDQIAARGVSDPEVLRAMRKVPRHLFVEEALIPQAYEDHPLPLGHGQTISQPYVVAWMTELLEVKPGLRVLEIGTGSGYQAAVLAEMGAYVFTVERVRPLQAAARRRLEGLRYLKVCFKLDDGTLGWPDAAPFDRILVTAGGPKVPEPLIEQLADPGRMVIPVGETRRSQRLHVVRKENGRVVARRLGEVTFVDLVGAHGW from the coding sequence ATGAACGGGGCGGAGCCGACAATCGATTTGAAGCGCAATCGGGACCGCATGGTCCGGGACCAGATCGCGGCCCGGGGCGTGTCCGATCCCGAAGTGCTGCGGGCCATGCGCAAGGTGCCCCGGCACTTGTTCGTGGAAGAGGCGCTCATCCCCCAGGCCTACGAGGACCATCCCCTGCCGCTCGGCCATGGCCAGACCATCTCCCAGCCCTATGTCGTCGCCTGGATGACGGAGCTGCTGGAGGTGAAACCCGGACTCCGCGTGCTGGAGATCGGCACGGGCTCGGGGTATCAGGCCGCGGTCCTGGCGGAGATGGGCGCCTACGTGTTCACCGTGGAGCGGGTGCGTCCCCTCCAGGCGGCCGCCCGCAGGCGTCTGGAGGGCCTGCGCTACCTCAAGGTGTGCTTCAAGCTCGACGACGGCACGTTGGGCTGGCCCGATGCGGCCCCGTTCGACCGCATCCTGGTCACGGCCGGCGGCCCCAAGGTGCCGGAGCCGCTCATCGAACAGCTCGCCGATCCGGGCCGCATGGTCATTCCCGTGGGCGAAACCAGGCGCAGCCAGCGGCTGCACGTGGTGCGCAAGGAAAACGGCCGGGTCGTGGCCCGCAGGCTCGGCGAGGTGACGTTCGTGGACCTCGTCGGGGCTCACGGCTGGTAG
- the pgsA gene encoding CDP-diacylglycerol--glycerol-3-phosphate 3-phosphatidyltransferase has product MFNLANNLTLARIAAVPILVILLYFPGRITCLVALLFFIAASVTDIMDGMVARHRNLVTTFGKFLDPLADKLLVSSLLIMLTKLGWVEAWVAVIIIGREIAVTGLRAMAIDHGVVIAADRFGKLKTILQMLALCPLVLHYPWFGFDPVPLGNILLYLAVVLTLVSGGNYFYGFGKKVIWAKDASH; this is encoded by the coding sequence ATGTTCAATCTTGCCAACAACCTGACCCTCGCCCGCATTGCGGCTGTGCCCATCCTCGTGATTCTCCTGTATTTTCCAGGGAGAATCACCTGTCTTGTGGCCCTGCTTTTCTTTATTGCCGCCTCGGTGACCGACATCATGGACGGCATGGTGGCCAGGCATCGCAATCTCGTGACCACCTTCGGCAAATTCCTCGACCCGTTGGCGGACAAGCTGCTCGTGAGCTCCCTGCTCATCATGCTGACGAAGCTCGGCTGGGTGGAAGCCTGGGTCGCGGTCATCATCATCGGCCGGGAAATCGCCGTCACCGGGCTCCGGGCCATGGCCATCGACCACGGCGTGGTCATCGCGGCCGACCGTTTCGGCAAGCTCAAGACCATTTTGCAAATGCTGGCCCTGTGCCCGCTGGTGCTGCACTACCCCTGGTTCGGCTTCGATCCCGTGCCGCTCGGCAATATTCTTTTGTATCTGGCCGTGGTATTGACCCTTGTATCCGGGGGCAATTACTTTTATGGATTCGGGAAAAAAGTGATCTGGGCCAAGGATGCTTCCCATTAG